The genomic segment ACTGCGCACGATTGCGCTGGCCGGCTGGCCGCTCGAAGACTTGACGGCGAACGTGCTGATGGAGGCGGGCCGGCACAACGTGCAGATTGATGAGGCCGCAGCCGGGCTGTACGGCGGACAGGTGACTGGCGTGGCGGAGATTGATCTGGGCCGCGGCGAGCCCCGGTATCGCGCGTCCATCACGGCGCACGATCTGCAAGTGAACCAATACCTCGCCGCTTCGGAACCGGCGAAGGCCGATCCCGAACCATCCGGGCGATCGGCGACCAGCCGCACCGCCGCGACGAACCGCACCCGTTCGGACATGCTGCAGGCCCGAGGCGATATCTACGGAAATCTTATTCTACGGGGGCGCGGAGGAACGGCGGCCTATCGTGAGGGCGCGGGGGAGTTGTATGTGCGCTCGGCACAGATTTGGAAGCTTCCCCTGCTCTTCGCGATTTTCCAGGTGCTGAATCTGACGCCGGATGAGAATGTGTTTCACGATGGTCGACTGAAGTTCTTCCTGTCGAAGAATACGCTGACCCTGCAAACAATTGACTTGCAAGGGCGGGCCGTGTCGTTTGTCGGCGGCGGCACCATGAACCTCGCCACGCGCGAGCTGGATGTCACCCTGCTGGCGGGCAGTCCGGTGCGCATTCGCGTTCCGTTTCTGACCGACCTGCTTGAAGGCGCCTCGCGCGAGTTGATGGAGGTGCGCCTCCGCGGCACCGTCGAGGAACCGACGATCCACCCCCAACCCCTGCGAAGTCTCAAGGAAATCCTGCGCGGTCTCTTTCCCAAACCGCCCGAGCCGGCCGAACCGCAACCGCTGGAGGCGGCTGCCCAGTACGACGCACCGGCGGAGTAACTCGCAAGAGGGTCGGTTCGCGCCGTCTTCTTCCGGCGTGGTCAGGCATCGACCGCGGCCGCCATCAGACGCTGCTGATGATCGAGTTTGCGCAGCGCGGCGATCAGTTCGTCCAATTCCCCGTTGACGATCTGCTCGAGGGGGTAGCTCTCGTTGATGCGATGGTCGGTGCAGCGATTCTGCGGAAAATTGTAAGTGCGGATGCGCTCGCTGCGGTCGCCCGAACCGATCATGCTTTTGCGCGTGGAATCGCGCTTGGCCCGTTCGATCTCATCGTAATGCTGCTTGACGCGACTGACCAGCAGACGCCGGGCCTTGGCGCGATTCTTGTGCTGGCTGCGCTCATCACGCATGGAGACGGTGATGCCCGTTGCCTTGTGTTCGAGCTTGATCGCGGAAGCCACCTTGTTGACATTCTGACCGCCCGGACCGCCCGCCGCGCTGACGTGCTCCAGTACGTCCTTGTCCCAGTCGATCTCGAACTCCGTCTCTTCCACTTCCGGCAAAACGGCCACCGTCGCCGCGGACGTATGAATGCGCCCCTGTGTCTCGGTCACGGGCACGCGCTGTACGCGATGCCCGCCGCCTTCGTAACCGAGGTGCGTGTAAACGCCCGGTCCCTTCACGTTGAAGATCACTTCGCGATAGCCGCCGTGGTCACCGGGCGAGGCATCGATCACCTCCACCTTGAAGCCGTGCGCCGCGGCGTAACGCGAATAAATCTCAAACAGATCGCCCGCGAACAGCGCGGCCTCGTCGCCGCCCGTCCCCGCGCGGATTTCCATGATGATCGAATCGACGTTTGCATCGTCGCCCGCCAGCAGGCCCGCGATCAATTCCTCCATGAGACCGGTCACGCGCAATTCCAACTGCGGCAGCTCCTCACGCGCCATCTCGCGCAACTCGGCATCGCCCGACGGGTCTTCCGCCATCGCGCGCGTCTCGTCAAGCTGGCGCAGTAGATCGCGGTACACGCGATACGGCTCCACCAAGCGACCGAGATTGTGATGCTCCTTGGCGAGCCGCACGATCTTCGCGGAATTCGACGCCGTCGCCGGGTCCGACATTTCCGTCGTGAGCGCCTCGTATCGCGCTGCCAGCGCATCAAGCCGGGTCAGGAGTTGTTTGTTCAGTTCGTCGGACATGCAGATAAGCCGTGCGATAATGAAAACCCGCGGCGATCAAAAAGAAAAACGCCGCCGTCTCCAAAAAGAGACCGCGGCGCGCTGAAACGATCCTGCCGACGCTAGGCCTTGTTCGGTTCGCCTTTCTTGCCGCCCTTGAAGTAGTTCGAGCCGAACTTCTTCTGGAACTTCTCGACGCGGCCGGCCGTGTCCACGAACTTCTGCGTGCCGGTGAAAAACGGATGGCACGCCGAGCAGATTTCCACGGCGATCTTCTCGCGCGTGCTGCCGGTCTCAAACGAATGGCCGCAGCCGCACGTCACGGTCGTCTTGTAATACTTCGGATGAATGTCGGGCTTCACGGAGTCACCTGTTGCCTTGTTGAAAGTCCTGTTTCGAGCCATGCATTTTAGTGGCTCGCGGCGGTCGAACAAGGGGCGACCCCGCAGGCTAGCCTGTTGAACAGCCCCTTCCTATTCCCCACCGATTGGCCTTTCACGCGCGACAACGCTAACTGCATATGTTGCAGTCACTTGCGAAGCTAATCGCTCCTCGACTTCGACTCTCTATAATGCCCAAGGCCTGCGGTTCCGATAAGGTTCCCATCGTATGGAAACACTCCTCACCTGCCCCAAGTTCTCCGTCGTACGCAAATCCGTGCGCGGACGCGATGGCCGGGACCATCTGCGAGAGATCGTCGTGCATCCCGGCGCGGTCGTCGTGCTGCCGCTGCTGGACGACGGACGCTGCCTGATGCTGCGGCACGTTCGGCCGTCGGTCGACAAGGTGCTGTGGGAGCTACCGGCCGGAACGCTGGACAAGCCGGGCGAGGAGCCGGAGTCGGCCGCGGCGCGCGAGGTGGAAGAGGAGACGGGTCACCGCGCCGGGCGAATTGAGCAACTTTGCGAGTTCCACCCGTCGCCGGGGATCTTGAGCGAGTTGATTCGTGCGTACGTCGCGCGCGATCTGTCGCCGACGCGGCAGAATCTCGATGCCGGCGAAGACCTGGACGTCGTGCCGACGCCGGTGGATGATGCCATAAAAATGGCACTCGACGGGCGCATCATCGACGCGAAAACGATCATCACGCTGCTGGTCTGGAACGGAAGGGGGCGGCCATGAGCTGGGAGCATCGGGATTACGCGTACGATTCCGATTCGCCGCAATCGGGAGGTCTCCGCAGTTGGTTCGGCGGCCTGCCCGCACCGGGTCGCACGATCAAATGGATCATGGGCGCCAACATCGCCCTGTGGATGCTTTGCCTTTTTACCGGCGGCGATCGCAGTCCAGTCTTTCAATCCCTGTCAATGCGGACGGACCTGGTCTTGCAGGGGCAAGTCTGGCGGCTCGTAACGTTCACCTACCTGCATGATCCGCAGGGTTTGGGCCACGTGTTCTTCAACATGCTCGGTCTTTACTTTCTGGGCATGTACCTGGAGCGAGACCTGGGACCAAAGCGGTTCTTCCGTTTTTATACATTTGGTGGCGTGTTTGCGGTCGCCCTCTACCTGCTTCTTACATCGGTGAACTGGATCGCGCGCGAAGCGACCCTCGTCGGCGCATCCGGCAACGTTCTGGCCGTGCTCGGCGCCTGCGCCGTGCGCTATCCCGGCATTCGGTTGATTCTCGTGCTTTTCCCCGTGCCCATTCGTACGGCCGTGCTGATCTTCACCGTTCTGTACGCCTTCAACCTGTTCACGCGCGGATCAAACGCGGGCGGCGATGCGTGCCACCTCGCCGGCATGGCGTTCGGCGTGGCCTGGGGCTATCGCGGAGCGAGCTGGTCGCGCCGCTGGTCACACTGGAAGGAGCGTCGGGAGCGGAACGCGTACGAGGCCCGGCGCCGCGCCGCGGCATCGCTTCAGGTAGAAGTCGATCGCATCCTGGAAAAGGTCCACCAGAATGGGATTCAAAGCCTGACCGAGCGGGAGAAGAAGACCCTCGCCGACGCGACGCACAAGCAGCAGGCGACGGGGCGACGATGAAATTGATTTTCGCGGCGGCCATGCCTACGCTGTAAGGGCCGCGCGACCGATCGGGCGAGCGCGCTGGACCCCGAGTTCGGCGGTTCTTAACCACGCATCACACGGAGGCACGCAATGAAGATTCACATTACCTACTGCCAGCAGTGAAACTACTTGCCCCAAGCCACCGGTCTGGTGGCCGAACTGACGCAGAAATACGGCAAGGACAAAGTCACATGCGAACTCACCCCCGGCGGTGGAGGTGTCTTCGACGTGACGCTCGACGGCAAATTGATCTTCAGCAAGAAGCAGGTCGGGCGATTCCCCACCTACGGCGAAATCCCGCTGGCGATCGACCAGAATCTGGCAAATCGCTAGAACCGGTTTCAACACTCCTCTCCCCCTCTGGGGGAGAGGTCGGGTGAGGGGGAAAAGCGGTTCGTACGAAACGTTTCACCCTCGCTCCATCCCTCGCCCCGGAAGGCAGAGGAAGCATTGGAACAACTTCTAGGCAAGCAGCATCGCCGCGTCCTGAATCGTGTTGCCGCACAACTGGCCCACCGGAACAATGGCCGCAGGCGACTGCGGCTCGCTGGGCCGCCATAATAGTAATCTGTCGCGATTGTCGTTCACCGCCGCGATCCAATCATCCGCCGCCCACGCCCAGCGAAGCGGCACCGCCGCCCGATATTCCCCGCGATAGGCATCGCCGATCACCAGCAAATCCAGCACCGGGCGGCGATCCGCCGCCAGCAGCCGCGCGATCCCTCCCCCCGGCAGCCAGTGCAGCGATTCCACGGCGTGACCCGTCGGACCGCGCAGCTCCGCCAGATCGTGCGGCGCGCGCGTCGGCCAGCGCAGCAGACGCCCGTCTTTCAGCCCCGCAAAGACCCAGCCCTCTGCGACGCACAGCGCCGTCACTTCCGCCGGCGCGGTCAGCAGCACCGGCGCTTCGGCGGAATCGGGCCGCCAGCCGGCGACGCGGGAATCAATCGAAAACCAGATCGCGCCCGCGCCATCGCACTGCACGTCGCGCACGCTCTTCGCGCCAACGGTCAACTGCTCGAGGCACGCCGTGCCATCGTCGGCCGCCGCCGCGCCGCCGGACTCTCCCGGTGCGGCGTGCACCGCCCATCGCCGCAGCCCGGCCTCGGAATGCGTCGCATAGAGCCGCTCGCCGAGCAGAACAGCCGCGTTCACGCCGCCGCGCGGCGATGCGGGTTGGTCAAACGCAAACTGGCGCGTCAGGCTGAATTCGCCATTCAGCAAGTACACACCACGCCGCGCGCCAACAAGCACCGTGCGCGCACCGACGGATTCCATCACCCGCACCGAACGCAATGGGCCGATGTCACCCTCGAGCCGCCGCCGCCACGCCAGTTGATGCGGCGACGCCGGATCGACCGCCAGCAACTCATCTCCCGCGACGAGCAGGATCAGCGCCGTTCGGCGCGACGCGGGCTGCGCCAGCAAGCCGGCATAGAGCTGGGCGCGCTGGCCGGCGTCAAACGTGCGAATCAATTCCGCGACGCGCGCCTCGCCCGATTCCCCCGCCATCGCGCGGACCTTGTCGAGCATGGAGGCCAGCGACGCCAGATGCGCCTCCCGCGAAGCTGCCGCCATCTTCCGCAGAGACGCTTCTTCTTCGAGTCGTTGACGGCGCTGCTCGGCGAAGCGCTCATCGTGCCGAGCGGCCTCAAACGCGCTGGACGCGAACTCCACCCGCACGTCGGCACACAGGCCCAGCCCGCTCGAAAAGCCGAACGGCTTGAACCGCTCGGCGAGCGCGGCATCGAATGCTTCCCATGTGGCGACGCTCGCCAGTTCCGCGGCGGTCCGCGTGCCGGCGAAGTCGGCTGCTTCACGCCGCACGACTTCCTCGCAATGGCGTTGCAATTGGTCGAGCGTGACGCGCTCACCGCTGCCGACGACGGCGCGGTGGAACGACGCCAACTCGTCGCGATGCGGCACTAGCTGCACGCGCAGATGAACCTTCGCGATGAAATCGAATCCGTCCGAGGACGGCAGACCGCGAAACTCGAACGTCAACGGAAGCGGATCGGTCCGCGCGATCAGGATGCGCCGCCAGCGGCCGCTCTCGATCTCCGCACCGGCTCGCAGTAATTCAGGTTGATCCCCGTCCGCCCACGCCAGCGCCAGGCACGACGCCGGCACGGTGACGCGCCGGGAGAGAAGCGGAAAAACATCCGATGCGAACGTGACGGCCGCGACCGCTTGCGGATCGCGCGTGAACCTGTCCAGATCGAATCGTGGCATGAATTCCTCAACGAGGCCGACCGAGGGTACGAAAGCCCGCTCGGCGAATTATAGAACGGCGAAGCCGACGGAGGGCTATCCGCCGGCTTCAGCATCAACCATGACACGATGCATCGCATGCGAATCCCGATGCGCGACACTCCGATGAGTCCTACCCCCCCGCGCGGAACCGTTCAAAACGCAGCAGGTCGTTCTTGTTCACGCTTGGCGGCAATTGCTCGATCACCGAGAAAATATCGGCCCGGCTGATCGGCCGAGGCTCGCCGCCGCCGATCGCGCTCATGAACGGAATCGTCGCTGCCTTCTCGGCAATCGCCTTGACGTCGGCTCCGCTGTAGCCGTCGAGCCGTTCAACGATCTCGCCGAAATCCACATCGTCGGCCAGCGGGCGCTTGCCGAGATAAATCTCCACCAGCTTGAATCGCGCCGGCGCATCGGGCAAGGGCACGTACACCTTCGAATCAAATCGACCCGGCCGCATGACCGCGCTGTCCAGCGCCCACGGCTCGTTGGTCGCGCCGACAAACAACAGCGGATTCGATTTTGCGTTGCGATCGAAGCCCTCCAGCTCCTGCAAAATCTGCGGTACCACGCGCGTCATCACGCTGCTGTTCGAATCGCGCCGGCTGGGCACCAGCGCCTCGATCTCGTCGATGAAGATGATCGAACGCCGTTCGGCCTTCGCCGCGGTGAACAACTTGCGAATGTTCTGCTCCGCTTCGCCGACCCATTTGCTCAACACCTGCGCCGGGCTGATGACGAACATCGTCGCGTCGATCTCGGCCGCGACGGCCTTGGCGATCATCGTCTTGCCGGTGCCGGGCGGGCCGTAGAGCAGCAGGCCGCCGCCGGTGGCGATGCCGTATTTCGCTGCCAGCTCCGGGTGGCTGAACGGGTAGATCATTTTCATGCGGATTTCGTGCTTCACATCCTCCAGCCCGGCGATGTCGTCGAAGCGGACCGACGGCTTCTCGCGCACGACCCAATCGGAGGCATCGGTGCCCTTGTCGTCGCCATCGCTCGCCGCCGCGCGGCGCAAGGCGCGCTTCTGGTCCGCGCGCTCGTCGCACTGCCGTGCGAACTCGATCAACTCCGCCGCCATCACCTTCCGCCGCTGCCGCCGCGTCGGATCGCCGGTCTCGGCCGCGATCTTGATCATCGCATCCGCCGCCTGCATGAGAAACGGCTTGGCCTCGGCATAGTTGCCGGCCTTGTACGCAGCAAGTCCGCGAGTCTTCAATCGTTCGAAGGTGTCGTAGGAGATGGTCATAACCGCCGAGAAAAATGGTATCCGTGTCAACCTCGAGGCCTGGCTTCCGCCGGCAAGCCTCCGACAATAAAATCAAGCATCTGGTGCGCCGCGACGACAGCTTCGGTGACCATTTCAGGAATCACACGCGAAGCAGAATCGGGATAGCGCAGATCAACCGCACAGGTTGTGAGCCATTCCCAAGCCCTGCTACCTGGTTCAGGCCGGGAAGCCATCGTTCGCAGAGGCCCATCAAGTCGATCAAATCATGCGTTCGCGGAGGCCGTTGATCGTTGAGAAGTAGAACCCCTTTGAGCGCCTTCTCAATGGCTTGCTGAAGGTGAAAACAAGCGGACTCCGGCAGCGGCGGCGTCGAGGCAAGCAGGACATCTGCCGCTTGCAAATCCTGACGAGCCGCTGCCATCCAATCGCGCACGAGTTCAACTTTCGGCGGCATATAGCCTGATTCCTTTCTGCCGGATTTCGTGC from the Planctomycetia bacterium genome contains:
- the prfA gene encoding peptide chain release factor 1 encodes the protein MSDELNKQLLTRLDALAARYEALTTEMSDPATASNSAKIVRLAKEHHNLGRLVEPYRVYRDLLRQLDETRAMAEDPSGDAELREMAREELPQLELRVTGLMEELIAGLLAGDDANVDSIIMEIRAGTGGDEAALFAGDLFEIYSRYAAAHGFKVEVIDASPGDHGGYREVIFNVKGPGVYTHLGYEGGGHRVQRVPVTETQGRIHTSAATVAVLPEVEETEFEIDWDKDVLEHVSAAGGPGGQNVNKVASAIKLEHKATGITVSMRDERSQHKNRAKARRLLVSRVKQHYDEIERAKRDSTRKSMIGSGDRSERIRTYNFPQNRCTDHRINESYPLEQIVNGELDELIAALRKLDHQQRLMAAAVDA
- the rpmE gene encoding 50S ribosomal protein L31: MKPDIHPKYYKTTVTCGCGHSFETGSTREKIAVEICSACHPFFTGTQKFVDTAGRVEKFQKKFGSNYFKGGKKGEPNKA
- a CDS encoding NUDIX hydrolase, which translates into the protein METLLTCPKFSVVRKSVRGRDGRDHLREIVVHPGAVVVLPLLDDGRCLMLRHVRPSVDKVLWELPAGTLDKPGEEPESAAAREVEEETGHRAGRIEQLCEFHPSPGILSELIRAYVARDLSPTRQNLDAGEDLDVVPTPVDDAIKMALDGRIIDAKTIITLLVWNGRGRP
- a CDS encoding rhomboid family intramembrane serine protease produces the protein MSWEHRDYAYDSDSPQSGGLRSWFGGLPAPGRTIKWIMGANIALWMLCLFTGGDRSPVFQSLSMRTDLVLQGQVWRLVTFTYLHDPQGLGHVFFNMLGLYFLGMYLERDLGPKRFFRFYTFGGVFAVALYLLLTSVNWIAREATLVGASGNVLAVLGACAVRYPGIRLILVLFPVPIRTAVLIFTVLYAFNLFTRGSNAGGDACHLAGMAFGVAWGYRGASWSRRWSHWKERRERNAYEARRRAAASLQVEVDRILEKVHQNGIQSLTEREKKTLADATHKQQATGRR
- a CDS encoding SelT/SelW/SelH family protein, with the translated sequence MPQATGLVAELTQKYGKDKVTCELTPGGGGVFDVTLDGKLIFSKKQVGRFPTYGEIPLAIDQNLANR
- a CDS encoding ATP-binding protein → MTISYDTFERLKTRGLAAYKAGNYAEAKPFLMQAADAMIKIAAETGDPTRRQRRKVMAAELIEFARQCDERADQKRALRRAAASDGDDKGTDASDWVVREKPSVRFDDIAGLEDVKHEIRMKMIYPFSHPELAAKYGIATGGGLLLYGPPGTGKTMIAKAVAAEIDATMFVISPAQVLSKWVGEAEQNIRKLFTAAKAERRSIIFIDEIEALVPSRRDSNSSVMTRVVPQILQELEGFDRNAKSNPLLFVGATNEPWALDSAVMRPGRFDSKVYVPLPDAPARFKLVEIYLGKRPLADDVDFGEIVERLDGYSGADVKAIAEKAATIPFMSAIGGGEPRPISRADIFSVIEQLPPSVNKNDLLRFERFRAGG
- a CDS encoding HEPN domain-containing protein — encoded protein: MPPKVELVRDWMAAARQDLQAADVLLASTPPLPESACFHLQQAIEKALKGVLLLNDQRPPRTHDLIDLMGLCERWLPGLNQVAGLGNGSQPVRLICAIPILLRV